One part of the Streptomyces nigra genome encodes these proteins:
- a CDS encoding nuclease-related domain-containing DEAD/DEAH box helicase, whose protein sequence is MILVPDLADVDATTTSGAERRVARLLRAVDGPADAVAFHSVKLRSHAVKQQGEADFVVLWNGIVIVLEVKGGGVRKYDGVWYSIDRHGDWKKLRESPMDQAQSAMYALRDILQEEGVGWFATEAVALTPDIDAPPPAVEWKGSHWWAKEQMSIAALTEAFEKVAGGARSAPHGIRVARSETLRARLFGEFTRMPVIDAQRGAVLEEQNRATEGQARVLAALSRNPRMLVFGGAGTGKSLVLAEGAKQEAGEGKSVLITFHSPALVDFFGPRIVGRDIDLLPFADLSGDKKYDVVFVDEAQDLMNADGMDALDAVIRGGREGGRWRMFLDPNNQARVDGEFDPEVCELVQQEALQYDLDRNVRNTRAIVHVVQEYLGADVGDPGIVHGDRVEWRWSDGSAGVSAAESVARDLVADGARRHDIWIISVSEDAEPRRSEAGFLVTNPRYAKGLEAEHVIVCDLPQEYDDRGIAAFYVAVTRARVTLHVVASRADKKRLQDLLRKQVDK, encoded by the coding sequence ATGATTCTGGTACCGGACCTCGCCGACGTCGATGCGACCACCACCAGCGGCGCCGAACGGCGGGTGGCCCGACTGCTGCGAGCGGTGGACGGCCCCGCCGACGCCGTCGCCTTCCACTCCGTCAAGCTGCGGAGCCACGCGGTCAAGCAGCAGGGCGAAGCTGACTTCGTCGTGCTCTGGAACGGCATCGTCATCGTCCTAGAGGTCAAGGGCGGAGGTGTCCGGAAGTACGACGGCGTCTGGTACTCCATCGACAGGCACGGCGATTGGAAGAAGTTGCGAGAGTCGCCGATGGATCAGGCGCAGTCGGCGATGTACGCGCTGCGCGACATTCTCCAGGAGGAGGGCGTCGGATGGTTCGCTACCGAGGCTGTCGCCCTCACCCCCGACATCGACGCACCCCCACCGGCCGTCGAGTGGAAGGGAAGCCACTGGTGGGCCAAGGAGCAGATGAGCATCGCCGCGCTGACCGAGGCCTTCGAGAAGGTGGCCGGCGGAGCGAGGAGCGCGCCTCACGGAATCAGGGTCGCCAGGTCGGAGACGCTCCGGGCCCGCCTGTTCGGCGAGTTCACCAGGATGCCCGTCATCGATGCACAGCGGGGGGCCGTGCTGGAGGAGCAGAATCGGGCGACCGAGGGGCAGGCCAGGGTCCTTGCCGCGCTGTCCCGGAACCCGAGGATGCTCGTGTTCGGTGGGGCGGGCACAGGGAAGTCCCTGGTGCTGGCTGAAGGAGCGAAGCAGGAGGCGGGCGAAGGGAAGTCCGTCCTCATCACTTTTCACTCGCCCGCCCTGGTCGACTTCTTCGGCCCTCGGATCGTGGGCAGAGACATCGATCTCCTTCCCTTCGCGGACCTGTCCGGTGACAAGAAGTACGACGTCGTCTTCGTCGACGAGGCACAGGACCTCATGAACGCCGACGGCATGGACGCCTTGGACGCCGTGATCCGCGGCGGTCGGGAAGGCGGCCGGTGGAGGATGTTCCTCGATCCCAACAATCAGGCGCGCGTCGACGGCGAGTTCGACCCTGAGGTCTGCGAGCTGGTCCAGCAGGAGGCGCTCCAGTACGACCTCGACCGTAACGTGCGCAACACCCGCGCGATCGTCCATGTCGTGCAGGAGTATCTCGGCGCCGATGTCGGGGACCCGGGCATCGTGCACGGTGATCGGGTGGAATGGCGGTGGTCCGACGGGTCGGCCGGTGTCTCCGCGGCCGAGAGCGTGGCTCGCGACCTCGTCGCCGATGGAGCCCGACGCCATGACATCTGGATCATCAGCGTGTCCGAGGACGCCGAGCCCCGCAGGAGTGAGGCCGGATTCCTCGTGACCAACCCCCGCTACGCCAAGGGCCTGGAGGCGGAGCACGTCATCGTCTGCGACCTGCCCCAGGAATACGACGACCGGGGAATCGCCGCGTTCTACGTGGCTGTCACTCGGGCGCGGGTCACCCTCCACGTGGTCGCGTCCAGGGCCGACAAGAAGCGGCTCCAGGATCTTCTTCGAAAGCAGGTCGACAAGTGA